A section of the Oncorhynchus gorbuscha isolate QuinsamMale2020 ecotype Even-year linkage group LG04, OgorEven_v1.0, whole genome shotgun sequence genome encodes:
- the LOC124034445 gene encoding protein crumbs homolog 1-like isoform X1, which produces MEFGRFLFKSQRTLLLGMIMFKLGILCTAADQCLSSPCQNGGTCLDYMGNYTCICPRWPVHYTGKDCKELYDPCVYDAPCTNCTSTLGTGVYTCHCLVGFAGTNCTLNISRCLDNPCKGGVRSHCVDRVDGYTCYCPPGYGGEACQERIRDCSEEPCHNDATCVGTPDGYVCQCGPGLQGRDCEENIDDCKSLPCQNGAICKDGVNGYQCFCVPGFQGYHCDLDINECASRPCENNGTCANEVDHYECNCLLGFKGVNCEVEIDDCEEQPCQNGASCHDHVGLYTCECVSGYEGHECELDIDECASGPCLNEGNCTDLVNSYECDCTGTGFTGEQCEVDIPECASDPCQNGATCVEGINQYGCFCWPGYEGKNCQVDIDECELEPCENGGECFQRSELLYYGVLSGLEDREFNYEDAAGFLCHCQPGFAGESCEVNVDECESAPCQNKGSCEDLVNSYWCVCLPGFTGVHCEVDIDECESEPCQNGGSCHDGSNAYTCHCVEAEPGEEPWGGHNCDIRLIGCREHLCENGAPCVPILSQEEDGNEDSDGDEDEQEHGHTCLCPPGFTGKHCSIPTTFSFNTEGYILIQLPPTANRSRAEVEPHHHHVQLRFRTTLPDMLLFYGGAEHYFVSLEIVGSLLKARAGSGKKLQATYHLPVNDGDWHEAKVTMDEKLVLMVKGPVCDNEEGCTVENEGHNQLVFFQHGSFPEVYVGGAPQKYLANTDSRKGFIGCVEDLQVDHQRVLPQDFSREHVQDMELGCNKTDWCHPDPCHHRGQCIDLWTSFSCECHRPYHGFLCEEEHPSWTFSNEETVSYAAFNINTTDGENFNISFFLRSLNPSGLLLQLRRGRRAYLILYLREGTLVFNSPPTTLFSNNIYFTSGQRELVTVTIRQGQVGFSQAGTQLSLGRVRMERGDVVYIGGLPPGESTAPWGGHFKGCLQDITLDHMQLYPNHTKEECHTYEAYQCYFPNKAENVLDGCVSDETCKTGPCQNGGTCMVTWNDFECTCPMNFSGRRCDTRVWCVSDPCAMGSQCVDLVDGYECLTNATFERNALQFTANGSLVASVTSVSVDIRTRKENGVLLRATNGAEVFCLGLLNSYLLVKLLSGNSLELQAFTSDLTISDGAWHHLHLAMADPLQPVSRWRLTVDGRRVGSTMGTAGNLNFLNDTTVWMAENYTGCLGELRVGGVYLPLVDDQDAPQAARFIRQGGQEPKMGCVGADVCQSQPCLNQGFCQDLWNLLNCSCAPGWEGQFCQRNTDECASGPCAHGTCTDLLADYRCECHKGWGGRDCDEEVDDCLEHSCLNGGSCLDGTGNYHCVCLPGYSGRRCQRRFPPQQCDEDTQCDNGGVCMDGIWGANCTCKPGYTGDWCEAEIDECESSSCLNGATCLDRLNSFQCMCLPGFSGTQCESNRQEQRERVPWLVVAIPLASLCVLLAVVALVFMVLTARKKRQSEGTYSPSAQEVAGARLEMGSVLKVPPEERLI; this is translated from the exons GTATACTGTGCACAGCAGCAGACCAGTGTCTGTCATCCCCATGTCAGaatggaggtacgtgtttggacTATATGGGTAACTACACGTGTATCTGCCCCAGATGGCCAGTCCACTACACGGGCAAGGACTGTAAGGAGCTGTACGATCCCTGTGTCTACGATGCCCCTTGCACCAACTGTACCAGCACACTGGGCACAGGAGTCTACACCTGCCACTGCCTTGTCGGCTTCGCAGGGACCAACTGCACACTCAACATCAGCAGGTGTTTGGACAACCCATGTAAAGGGGGTGTCAGGTCTCACTGTGTGGACAGGGTGGACGGCTACACCTGTTACTGTCCCCCTGGCTATGGAGGAGAAGCGTGCCAGGAGAGGATCAGGGACTGCTCTGAGGAGCCGTGCCATAACGATGCCACCTGTGTTGGCACACCGGATGGGTACGTGTGCCAGTGTGGCCCGGGTCTCCAGGGGAGGGACTGTGAGGAGAACATagatgactgtaagtcactcccCTGTCAGAACGGAGCCATCTGTAAAGACGGCGTCAACGGATACCAGTGCTTCTGTGTGCCTGGTTTCCAAGGCTACCACTGCGACCTGGACATTAACGAGTGTGCGTCGCGGCCGTGTGAGAACAACGGGACCTGTGCCAATGAGGTGGACCACTATGAGTGCAACTGTCTTCTTGGATTCAAAG GGGTGAACTGTGAAGTGGAGATAGATGACTGTGAGGAGCAGCCCTGCCAGAATGGAGCCAGCTGCCATGACCATGTGGGTCTGTAcacatgtgagtgtgtgtccggGTACGAGGGCCATGAATGTGAGCTGGACATTGATGAGTGTGCCAGCGGACCCTGTCTCAACGAGGGCAACTGCACAGACCTGGTGAACAG CTATGAGTGTGACTGCACTGGGACAGGCTTTACAGGAGAGCAATGTGAAGTAGACATCCCAGAGTGTGCTTCTGACCCCTGCCAGAATGGAGCTACCTGCGTAGAGGGAATCAACCAATATGGCTGTTTCTGCTGGCCAG GTTATGAAGGGAAGAACTGCCAGGTGGATATAGACGAGTGTGAGCTGGAGCCCTGTGAGAATGGAGGAGAGTGTTTCCAGCGCTCAGAGTTGCTGTACTATGGGGTGCTGTCTGGGCTGGAAGACAGGGAGTTCAACTATGAGGATGCAGCTGGGTTCCTCTGCCACTGTCAACCTGGGTTTGCTG GAGAGAGCTGTGAAGTGAATGTGGACGAGTGTGAGTCCGCCCCGTGTCAGAACAAAGGGAGCTGTGAGGACCTGGTCAACTCATATTGGTGTGTCTGTCTACCGGGCTTCACAG GTGTGCACTGCGAGGTAGACATTGACGAGTGTGAGAGCGAGCCTTGTCAGAATGGAGGGTCCTGCCACGACGGCTCCAACGCCTACACCTGCCACTGTGTGGAGGCGGAGCCAGGGGAGGAGCCGTGGGGCGGCCATAACTGTGACATCCGCCTGATTGGCTGCAGGGAACACCTGTGTGAGAACGGAGCCCCCTGTGTGCCTATCCTAAGCCAAGAAGAGGATGGTAATGAGGACAGTGATGGGGATGAGGATGAACAAGAGCATGGACACACCTGCCTTTGTCCCCCGGGCTTCACTGGGAAGCACTGCAGCATCCCCACCACCTTCTCCTTCAACACAGAGGGCTATATCCTCATTCAGCTCCCTCCTACAGCTAACAGGAGCAGGGCAGAAGTAGAACCCCATCACCACCACGTCCAGTTGCGCTTCAGGACCACTCTGCCTGACATGCTTTTGTTCTACGGAGGGGCTGAGCACTACTTTGTGTCCCTGGAGATCGTGGGGAGTCTCCTCAAGGCTAGAGCTGGATCAGGGAAAAAGCTACAGGCCACCTACCATCTCCCAGTCAACGACGGAGACTGGCATGAGGCCAAAGTGACCATGGATGAGAAGCTGGTACTGATGGTCAAAGGACCAGTCTGTGACAATGAGGAGGGATGCACGGTGGAGAACGAAGGACACAACCAATTGGTCTTCTTCCAACATGGATCATTCCCAGAAGTCTATGTGGGGGGAGCCCCCCAGAAGTATCTGGCCAACACAGACAGTAGGAAGGGTTTCATTGGCTGCGTGGAGGATCTACAAGTTGACCACCAGCGTGTTTTGCCACAGGATTTCTCTCGAGAGCACGTCCAAGACATGGAGCTGGGCTGCAACAAGACTGACTGGTGTCATCCTGACCCCTGCCATCATCGTGGGCAATGTATTGACCTGTGGACTAGCTTCAGTTGTGAATGTCATCGACCCTATCATGGCTTCCTGTGTGAAGAAG AACACCCCTCATGGACATTCAGTAATGAAGAAACAGTGAGCTATGCTGCCTTCAACATCAACACAACTGATGGTGAGAACTTCAACATCTCCTTCTTCCTCCGCTCTCTGAATCCCAGTGGCCTGCTACTCCAGCtgcggagagggaggagggcctACCTCATCCTGTACCTGCGGGAGGGAACCCTGGTCTTCAACAGCCCCCCCACCACTCTGTTCTCTAACAATATCTACTTCACCAGCGGACAGAGGGAGCTGGTTACTGTAACAATACGCCAGGGTCAGGTAGGGTTCAGCCAGGCTGGTACACAGCTCTCCCTGGGGAGGGTGAGGATGGAACGGGGGGATGTGGTGTACATCGGGGGTCTGCCACCGGGGGAGTCCACTGCCCCCTGGGGAGGTCACTTCAAAGGCTGCCTGCAGGACATCACTCTGGACCACATGCAGCTGTATCCCAACCACACAAAGGAGGAGTGCCACACCTACGAAGCGTACCAGTGCTACTTCCCAAACAAAGCTGAGAATGTGTTGGATGGCTGTGTCAGTGATGAGACATGCAAG ACTGGTCCCTGTCAGAATGGAGGAACGTGCATGGTCACCTGGAATGACTTTGAATGCACCTGTCCCATGAACTTCTCTGGCAGGCGATGTGATACACGCGTGTGGTGTGTCAGTGACCCCTGTGCCATGGGCAGCCAGTGTGTGGATCTAGTTGACGGTTATGAGT GTCTCACTAATGCCACCTTTGAGAGAAACGCTCTGCAGTTCACTGCTAATGGCTCGCTAGTTGCCTCGGTGACTAGTGTCTCCGTGGACATACGTACGCGGAAGGAGAACGGCGTGCTACTACGGGCCACTAACGGAGCAGAGGTCTTCTGTCTGGGTCTGCTCAACTCCTACCTACTAGTCAAACTACTGAGTGGCAACAGCCTGGAGTTGCAGGCATTCACCAGTGACCTGACCATCTCAGATGGGGCCTGGCACCATCTCCACCTTGCCATGGCCGATCCCCTGCAACCTGTGTCCCGCTGGCGCCTCACTGTGGACGGGCGCAGGGTGGGCAGCACCATGGGCACAGCCGGGAATCTCAACTTCCTCAACGACACCACTGTGTGGATGGCAGAGAACTACACAGGCTGTCTGGGGGAGTTGAGGGTGGGAGGAGTCTACCTACCCCTGGTGGACGACCAGGATGCCCCCCAGGCAGCCCGGTTTATCAGGCAGGGGGGCCAGGAGCCCAAGATGGGGTGTGTTGGTGCCGATGTGTGCCAGTCCCAGCCCTGCCTAAACCAGGGCTTCTGCCAGGACCTCTGGAACCTGTTAAACTGCAGCTGTGCCCCAGGCTGGGAAGGACAGTTCTGCCAGAGGAACACAGATGAGTGTGCCTCAGGCCCCTGTGCCCATGGCACCTGCACAGACCTGCTGGCAGACTACCGGTGTGAGTGTCACAAAGGCTGGGGGGGCAGAGACTGTGATGAGGAGGTGGATGACTGCCTGGAACACAGCTGTTTGAATGGGGGCTCCTGTCTGGACGGGACAGGCAACTACCACTGTGTCTGCCTCCCTGGATACAGCGGCCGCCGCTGTCA gcGGAGATTCCCTCCAcagcagtgtgatgaggatacaCAGTGTGACAACGGTGGAGTCTGTATGGATGGGATCTGGGGTGCCAACTGCACCTGCAAGCCTGGATACACTGGGGACTG GTGTGAGGCAGAGATAGATGAGTGTGAGTCCAGTTCCTGTCTCAACGGTGCTACCTGCCTGGACCGACTCAACAGCTTCCAGTGTATGTGTTTGCCGGGCTTCAGCGGCACACAGTGTGAAAGCAAT agacaggagcagagggaGCGTGTGCCCTGGCTAGTGGTGGCCATCCCTCTGGCCAGCCTGTGTGTGCTGTTGGCTGTGGTGGccctggtcttcatggtgctgacCGCCCGCAAGAAGCGCCAGTCAGAGGGCACCTATAGTCCAAGTGCCCAGGAGGTGGCAGGGGCACGGCTGGAGATGGGCAGCGTGCTCAAAGTACCCCCTGAGGAGAGGCTCATATGA
- the LOC124034445 gene encoding protein crumbs homolog 2-like isoform X2 encodes MEFGRFLFKSQRTLLLGMIMFKLGILCTAADQCLSSPCQNGGTCLDYMGNYTCICPRWPVHYTGKDCKELYDPCVYDAPCTNCTSTLGTGVYTCHCLVGFAGTNCTLNISRCLDNPCKGGVRSHCVDRVDGYTCYCPPGYGGEACQERIRDCSEEPCHNDATCVGTPDGYVCQCGPGLQGRDCEENIDDCKSLPCQNGAICKDGVNGYQCFCVPGFQGYHCDLDINECASRPCENNGTCANEVDHYECNCLLGFKGVNCEVEIDDCEEQPCQNGASCHDHVGLYTCECVSGYEGHECELDIDECASGPCLNEGNCTDLVNSYECDCTGTGFTGEQCEVDIPECASDPCQNGATCVEGINQYGCFCWPGYEGKNCQVDIDECELEPCENGGECFQRSELLYYGVLSGLEDREFNYEDAAGFLCHCQPGFAGESCEVNVDECESAPCQNKGSCEDLVNSYWCVCLPGFTGVHCEVDIDECESEPCQNGGSCHDGSNAYTCHCVEAEPGEEPWGGHNCDIRLIGCREHLCENGAPCVPILSQEEDGNEDSDGDEDEQEHGHTCLCPPGFTGKHCSIPTTFSFNTEGYILIQLPPTANRSRAEVEPHHHHVQLRFRTTLPDMLLFYGGAEHYFVSLEIVGSLLKARAGSGKKLQATYHLPVNDGDWHEAKVTMDEKLVLMVKGPVCDNEEGCTVENEGHNQLVFFQHGSFPEVYVGGAPQKYLANTDSRKGFIGCVEDLQVDHQRVLPQDFSREHVQDMELGCNKTDWCHPDPCHHRGQCIDLWTSFSCECHRPYHGFLCEEEHPSWTFSNEETVSYAAFNINTTDGENFNISFFLRSLNPSGLLLQLRRGRRAYLILYLREGTLVFNSPPTTLFSNNIYFTSGQRELVTVTIRQGQVGFSQAGTQLSLGRVRMERGDVVYIGGLPPGESTAPWGGHFKGCLQDITLDHMQLYPNHTKEECHTYEAYQCYFPNKAENVLDGCVSDETCKTGPCQNGGTCMVTWNDFECTCPMNFSGRRCDTRVWCVSDPCAMGSQCVDLVDGYECLTNATFERNALQFTANGSLVASVTSVSVDIRTRKENGVLLRATNGAEVFCLGLLNSYLLVKLLSGNSLELQAFTSDLTISDGAWHHLHLAMADPLQPVSRWRLTVDGRRVGSTMGTAGNLNFLNDTTVWMAENYTGCLGELRVGGVYLPLVDDQDAPQAARFIRQGGQEPKMGCVGADVCQSQPCLNQGFCQDLWNLLNCSCAPGWEGQFCQRNTDECASGPCAHGTCTDLLADYRCECHKGWGGRDCDEEVDDCLEHSCLNGGSCLDGTGNYHCVCLPGYSGRRCQRRFPPQQCDEDTQCDNGGVCMDGIWGANCTCKPGYTGDCGSGRSRPHN; translated from the exons GTATACTGTGCACAGCAGCAGACCAGTGTCTGTCATCCCCATGTCAGaatggaggtacgtgtttggacTATATGGGTAACTACACGTGTATCTGCCCCAGATGGCCAGTCCACTACACGGGCAAGGACTGTAAGGAGCTGTACGATCCCTGTGTCTACGATGCCCCTTGCACCAACTGTACCAGCACACTGGGCACAGGAGTCTACACCTGCCACTGCCTTGTCGGCTTCGCAGGGACCAACTGCACACTCAACATCAGCAGGTGTTTGGACAACCCATGTAAAGGGGGTGTCAGGTCTCACTGTGTGGACAGGGTGGACGGCTACACCTGTTACTGTCCCCCTGGCTATGGAGGAGAAGCGTGCCAGGAGAGGATCAGGGACTGCTCTGAGGAGCCGTGCCATAACGATGCCACCTGTGTTGGCACACCGGATGGGTACGTGTGCCAGTGTGGCCCGGGTCTCCAGGGGAGGGACTGTGAGGAGAACATagatgactgtaagtcactcccCTGTCAGAACGGAGCCATCTGTAAAGACGGCGTCAACGGATACCAGTGCTTCTGTGTGCCTGGTTTCCAAGGCTACCACTGCGACCTGGACATTAACGAGTGTGCGTCGCGGCCGTGTGAGAACAACGGGACCTGTGCCAATGAGGTGGACCACTATGAGTGCAACTGTCTTCTTGGATTCAAAG GGGTGAACTGTGAAGTGGAGATAGATGACTGTGAGGAGCAGCCCTGCCAGAATGGAGCCAGCTGCCATGACCATGTGGGTCTGTAcacatgtgagtgtgtgtccggGTACGAGGGCCATGAATGTGAGCTGGACATTGATGAGTGTGCCAGCGGACCCTGTCTCAACGAGGGCAACTGCACAGACCTGGTGAACAG CTATGAGTGTGACTGCACTGGGACAGGCTTTACAGGAGAGCAATGTGAAGTAGACATCCCAGAGTGTGCTTCTGACCCCTGCCAGAATGGAGCTACCTGCGTAGAGGGAATCAACCAATATGGCTGTTTCTGCTGGCCAG GTTATGAAGGGAAGAACTGCCAGGTGGATATAGACGAGTGTGAGCTGGAGCCCTGTGAGAATGGAGGAGAGTGTTTCCAGCGCTCAGAGTTGCTGTACTATGGGGTGCTGTCTGGGCTGGAAGACAGGGAGTTCAACTATGAGGATGCAGCTGGGTTCCTCTGCCACTGTCAACCTGGGTTTGCTG GAGAGAGCTGTGAAGTGAATGTGGACGAGTGTGAGTCCGCCCCGTGTCAGAACAAAGGGAGCTGTGAGGACCTGGTCAACTCATATTGGTGTGTCTGTCTACCGGGCTTCACAG GTGTGCACTGCGAGGTAGACATTGACGAGTGTGAGAGCGAGCCTTGTCAGAATGGAGGGTCCTGCCACGACGGCTCCAACGCCTACACCTGCCACTGTGTGGAGGCGGAGCCAGGGGAGGAGCCGTGGGGCGGCCATAACTGTGACATCCGCCTGATTGGCTGCAGGGAACACCTGTGTGAGAACGGAGCCCCCTGTGTGCCTATCCTAAGCCAAGAAGAGGATGGTAATGAGGACAGTGATGGGGATGAGGATGAACAAGAGCATGGACACACCTGCCTTTGTCCCCCGGGCTTCACTGGGAAGCACTGCAGCATCCCCACCACCTTCTCCTTCAACACAGAGGGCTATATCCTCATTCAGCTCCCTCCTACAGCTAACAGGAGCAGGGCAGAAGTAGAACCCCATCACCACCACGTCCAGTTGCGCTTCAGGACCACTCTGCCTGACATGCTTTTGTTCTACGGAGGGGCTGAGCACTACTTTGTGTCCCTGGAGATCGTGGGGAGTCTCCTCAAGGCTAGAGCTGGATCAGGGAAAAAGCTACAGGCCACCTACCATCTCCCAGTCAACGACGGAGACTGGCATGAGGCCAAAGTGACCATGGATGAGAAGCTGGTACTGATGGTCAAAGGACCAGTCTGTGACAATGAGGAGGGATGCACGGTGGAGAACGAAGGACACAACCAATTGGTCTTCTTCCAACATGGATCATTCCCAGAAGTCTATGTGGGGGGAGCCCCCCAGAAGTATCTGGCCAACACAGACAGTAGGAAGGGTTTCATTGGCTGCGTGGAGGATCTACAAGTTGACCACCAGCGTGTTTTGCCACAGGATTTCTCTCGAGAGCACGTCCAAGACATGGAGCTGGGCTGCAACAAGACTGACTGGTGTCATCCTGACCCCTGCCATCATCGTGGGCAATGTATTGACCTGTGGACTAGCTTCAGTTGTGAATGTCATCGACCCTATCATGGCTTCCTGTGTGAAGAAG AACACCCCTCATGGACATTCAGTAATGAAGAAACAGTGAGCTATGCTGCCTTCAACATCAACACAACTGATGGTGAGAACTTCAACATCTCCTTCTTCCTCCGCTCTCTGAATCCCAGTGGCCTGCTACTCCAGCtgcggagagggaggagggcctACCTCATCCTGTACCTGCGGGAGGGAACCCTGGTCTTCAACAGCCCCCCCACCACTCTGTTCTCTAACAATATCTACTTCACCAGCGGACAGAGGGAGCTGGTTACTGTAACAATACGCCAGGGTCAGGTAGGGTTCAGCCAGGCTGGTACACAGCTCTCCCTGGGGAGGGTGAGGATGGAACGGGGGGATGTGGTGTACATCGGGGGTCTGCCACCGGGGGAGTCCACTGCCCCCTGGGGAGGTCACTTCAAAGGCTGCCTGCAGGACATCACTCTGGACCACATGCAGCTGTATCCCAACCACACAAAGGAGGAGTGCCACACCTACGAAGCGTACCAGTGCTACTTCCCAAACAAAGCTGAGAATGTGTTGGATGGCTGTGTCAGTGATGAGACATGCAAG ACTGGTCCCTGTCAGAATGGAGGAACGTGCATGGTCACCTGGAATGACTTTGAATGCACCTGTCCCATGAACTTCTCTGGCAGGCGATGTGATACACGCGTGTGGTGTGTCAGTGACCCCTGTGCCATGGGCAGCCAGTGTGTGGATCTAGTTGACGGTTATGAGT GTCTCACTAATGCCACCTTTGAGAGAAACGCTCTGCAGTTCACTGCTAATGGCTCGCTAGTTGCCTCGGTGACTAGTGTCTCCGTGGACATACGTACGCGGAAGGAGAACGGCGTGCTACTACGGGCCACTAACGGAGCAGAGGTCTTCTGTCTGGGTCTGCTCAACTCCTACCTACTAGTCAAACTACTGAGTGGCAACAGCCTGGAGTTGCAGGCATTCACCAGTGACCTGACCATCTCAGATGGGGCCTGGCACCATCTCCACCTTGCCATGGCCGATCCCCTGCAACCTGTGTCCCGCTGGCGCCTCACTGTGGACGGGCGCAGGGTGGGCAGCACCATGGGCACAGCCGGGAATCTCAACTTCCTCAACGACACCACTGTGTGGATGGCAGAGAACTACACAGGCTGTCTGGGGGAGTTGAGGGTGGGAGGAGTCTACCTACCCCTGGTGGACGACCAGGATGCCCCCCAGGCAGCCCGGTTTATCAGGCAGGGGGGCCAGGAGCCCAAGATGGGGTGTGTTGGTGCCGATGTGTGCCAGTCCCAGCCCTGCCTAAACCAGGGCTTCTGCCAGGACCTCTGGAACCTGTTAAACTGCAGCTGTGCCCCAGGCTGGGAAGGACAGTTCTGCCAGAGGAACACAGATGAGTGTGCCTCAGGCCCCTGTGCCCATGGCACCTGCACAGACCTGCTGGCAGACTACCGGTGTGAGTGTCACAAAGGCTGGGGGGGCAGAGACTGTGATGAGGAGGTGGATGACTGCCTGGAACACAGCTGTTTGAATGGGGGCTCCTGTCTGGACGGGACAGGCAACTACCACTGTGTCTGCCTCCCTGGATACAGCGGCCGCCGCTGTCA gcGGAGATTCCCTCCAcagcagtgtgatgaggatacaCAGTGTGACAACGGTGGAGTCTGTATGGATGGGATCTGGGGTGCCAACTGCACCTGCAAGCCTGGATACACTGGGGACTG CGGGAGCGGGCGTTCCAGACCACACAACTAG